One segment of Rhodopirellula baltica SH 1 DNA contains the following:
- a CDS encoding flagellin N-terminal helical domain-containing protein: MTRINTNVSSLVAQNRLQSSNNDLQQSLTRLSTGLRINSGSDDPAGLLASEALRGEITGLTKSISNTQRASQIISTADSALGQVSNLLNDVRGLVVEAANSGALSKEEIAANQLQIDSSLEAINRISQTTTFQGRKLLDGSQDFVSTASGVSSISDISIDQANLGKTGKIDVEVVINSAATQATATAADSGFSAAAQATATTPAGINSVTLGDATNNLTIEGQFDSVEVIDGGASSATSASITDGVLTISVDAAATVTGASVVTALNGVSGVYAEETGTVADVNASAATDATAIEGAGLSITAADSGGDFNNVQINYVAGDAAATTASYDADQKALTVTIGTGAGENNLAAIAAAINAGTTEFDAEVADGTGATPAAGKVTEYGEFTIDTADLPAVGSTGNTGGEVLNADLVFQLSGENGAETFNFGAGTTKDQIAAAVNLVSDSTGVSADATGALEFSSTGFGSDALVDIDVISEGAGGTFKGSLDNTRSTGADIVATVNGVEANGSGNSLSINTSSLDLSLTVDDGSSTNFSFSITGGGATFQLGPDVTSTQQASLGIGSVSTGQLGGASGRLYELGSGQAKSLTNDVEGAAKVIDEVIGKVVGLRGRLGSFQSTTLESNLVSLNETKANLQEAESSIRDADFAQESANLTRAQILVQSGTNVLSLANQNPRNVLSLLG, translated from the coding sequence ATGACTCGGATCAACACCAACGTTTCTTCTTTGGTTGCACAGAACCGCCTCCAAAGCAGCAACAATGACTTGCAACAATCTTTGACGCGATTGAGCACTGGTCTTCGGATCAACTCCGGTAGCGACGACCCCGCCGGTTTGCTGGCCAGCGAAGCTCTTCGTGGCGAAATCACCGGTTTGACCAAATCGATCAGCAACACGCAACGTGCCAGCCAAATCATCAGCACCGCTGACAGTGCTCTGGGCCAAGTCAGCAACTTGCTCAACGACGTCCGCGGTTTGGTGGTCGAAGCCGCCAACTCGGGTGCATTGAGCAAAGAGGAAATCGCTGCTAACCAGTTGCAGATCGACAGCTCGCTCGAAGCCATCAACCGAATCTCACAAACAACGACTTTCCAAGGTCGTAAGTTGCTCGACGGTTCGCAAGACTTCGTTAGCACCGCCAGCGGCGTCAGCAGCATCAGCGACATCTCGATTGACCAAGCCAACTTGGGAAAAACAGGAAAAATCGACGTTGAAGTCGTCATCAATTCAGCTGCAACGCAAGCGACAGCAACCGCAGCTGATTCAGGTTTCAGCGCTGCTGCTCAAGCGACAGCAACTACCCCAGCTGGAATCAACTCGGTCACCCTTGGTGATGCGACCAACAACCTGACGATCGAAGGCCAATTCGATAGCGTTGAGGTCATCGACGGCGGTGCATCTTCAGCAACGTCGGCTTCGATCACTGATGGCGTTTTGACCATCTCCGTCGACGCGGCCGCAACTGTAACGGGTGCATCGGTTGTTACTGCACTGAACGGTGTGTCAGGCGTGTACGCTGAAGAAACAGGAACGGTTGCCGATGTGAACGCATCAGCCGCTACTGATGCAACCGCAATCGAAGGTGCCGGCTTGTCCATCACCGCAGCGGACTCGGGCGGAGACTTCAACAACGTTCAAATCAACTACGTCGCTGGTGACGCCGCAGCGACCACCGCAAGCTACGATGCCGATCAAAAAGCGTTGACGGTCACAATTGGTACTGGTGCTGGCGAAAACAATCTGGCCGCCATTGCCGCTGCGATCAATGCAGGAACGACGGAATTCGATGCTGAGGTGGCTGATGGAACTGGTGCGACACCGGCAGCCGGAAAGGTTACCGAGTATGGCGAATTCACCATCGATACGGCCGACCTGCCAGCCGTCGGTTCGACCGGCAACACCGGTGGTGAGGTGCTCAACGCAGACTTAGTGTTCCAGCTGAGCGGCGAAAACGGAGCGGAAACGTTCAACTTCGGTGCAGGCACCACCAAAGATCAAATCGCAGCAGCCGTCAACTTGGTATCAGACAGCACCGGTGTGTCAGCCGATGCAACGGGCGCTCTGGAATTCAGCTCGACTGGTTTCGGAAGCGACGCTTTGGTCGACATTGACGTCATCAGCGAAGGTGCTGGTGGAACGTTCAAAGGCAGCTTGGACAACACTCGTTCAACGGGTGCCGATATCGTTGCAACAGTGAACGGCGTCGAAGCAAACGGCTCTGGTAACAGCCTTTCGATCAACACCAGTTCGCTCGACTTGAGCTTGACGGTTGACGACGGCAGCAGCACGAACTTCAGCTTCAGCATCACCGGTGGTGGAGCAACGTTCCAACTCGGCCCAGACGTGACCAGCACCCAGCAAGCTAGCTTGGGTATCGGCAGCGTTTCGACCGGTCAATTGGGTGGTGCATCAGGTCGTTTGTACGAACTGGGCAGTGGCCAAGCGAAGAGCCTGACCAACGACGTCGAAGGTGCCGCCAAGGTCATCGACGAAGTGATCGGCAAAGTGGTTGGACTGCGTGGTCGTCTGGGATCGTTCCAAAGCACGACGCTGGAAAGCAACTTGGTATCGCTCAACGAAACCAAAGCCAACCTGCAAGAAGCTGAAAGCTCGATCCGTGACGCTGACTTTGCTCAAGAGTCGGCCAACCTGACTCGTGCTCAGATCCTCGTTCAGTCCGGTACCAACGTGCTGTCGCTGGCCAACCAAAACCCACGAAACGTTTTGTCGTTGTTGGGTTAA
- a CDS encoding FtsX-like permease family protein, which translates to MTTSPGQKPSGKTAEKSRQRRSVVRTSLAWSNLSHMWVRTVVSICGIGFAILLMFMQLGFLGSVGDTATVLLDRMPCDVLVRSPDYLHVYDASKIRNDLRPWLNSIDEVDQVVPLDIGVTQWTNPTNQDPRAIAVMGIDLNDPAFELPELTREVRRQLLVEGAVLVDDATKTDFGPKNGVKFGSDDIGTVASVFGTPAKIVGTFKMGTGLAANGALLCSRETFRKLVPGSSDDEVSLLLIRLTDGVSNERGRHMVAGRLNALAGPASHASTLTIEDAKKAEVWRWYTQTPIGMIFAMGVALAVVVGGVISYMILASDVQAHLSEYATLKAMGYGTGFLIRTLLTQSTLLATIAFPPSVIAALALYAITSALAGVPIRMTLTWLVLVAVLSLLMCNAAGLIAIRKLIRAEPANLF; encoded by the coding sequence ATGACGACCAGCCCAGGTCAGAAGCCCAGCGGCAAAACCGCCGAGAAGTCACGTCAACGCCGAAGCGTCGTTCGGACGTCCTTGGCATGGTCGAACCTAAGCCACATGTGGGTTCGAACGGTTGTTTCCATCTGCGGAATCGGTTTCGCGATTCTGTTGATGTTCATGCAGCTTGGGTTTCTGGGGAGCGTTGGCGATACCGCAACAGTGTTGCTGGACCGGATGCCATGCGACGTTTTGGTTCGATCACCCGATTACTTGCACGTTTACGACGCGTCAAAGATTCGAAACGATCTGCGTCCCTGGTTGAACTCGATTGACGAAGTCGACCAGGTCGTGCCGCTGGACATTGGCGTGACTCAATGGACCAACCCAACCAACCAAGATCCGCGGGCGATCGCTGTGATGGGGATCGATCTGAACGATCCTGCGTTTGAATTGCCAGAGCTGACCCGAGAAGTCCGGCGTCAGCTATTGGTCGAGGGAGCGGTCCTTGTCGATGACGCTACGAAAACGGACTTTGGCCCCAAGAACGGCGTGAAGTTCGGTTCGGATGATATCGGAACCGTCGCGAGCGTCTTTGGCACCCCCGCCAAGATCGTGGGGACGTTCAAGATGGGAACTGGGCTAGCGGCAAATGGCGCGCTCTTATGTTCTCGCGAAACGTTTCGCAAGCTGGTGCCGGGGAGCAGCGATGACGAAGTTTCGCTATTGCTGATTCGATTGACCGATGGTGTCAGCAACGAACGGGGACGTCACATGGTTGCGGGTCGGCTGAATGCGTTGGCTGGTCCCGCGTCACATGCTTCCACCCTGACCATCGAAGATGCGAAAAAAGCCGAAGTGTGGCGTTGGTACACCCAAACTCCCATCGGAATGATTTTCGCGATGGGAGTCGCATTGGCCGTCGTCGTGGGAGGCGTGATCAGTTACATGATCCTTGCCTCGGACGTGCAAGCACACTTGAGCGAGTACGCAACGCTAAAGGCGATGGGTTATGGAACTGGCTTTTTGATCCGAACGCTTTTAACCCAGTCCACCTTGCTCGCAACAATCGCGTTCCCGCCTTCGGTAATCGCCGCACTCGCACTTTATGCGATCACGTCGGCGCTCGCCGGCGTTCCTATTCGCATGACGCTGACATGGCTGGTCTTGGTCGCCGTGTTGTCGCTGCTGATGTGCAATGCAGCCGGTCTCATTGCGATTCGAAAGCTGATTCGAGCCGAACCCGCGAATCTTTTTTAA
- a CDS encoding UDP-glucuronic acid decarboxylase family protein, with the protein MIQRILVTGGAGFLGSHLCERLVSDGHDVICLDNFFTSQKTNVVHLLDKPNFELIRHDITLPIHLEVDQIYNMACPAAPGHYQFNPIKTIKTSVMGSINMLGIAKRCGARILQASTSEVYGDPEQHPQTESYRGSVNPIGIRACYDEGKRVAETLFMDYHRSNNVDVRIVRIFNTYGPRMHPFDGRVVANFIRQALAGDDITIFGDGSQTRSFCYRDDLVEVIIRMMNCDGFIGPVNIGNPHEFTIRQLAEKTIELTGSSSKLIEAPLPADDPTRRRPDIALAKEKLDWEPKIELEQGLKHTIDWFKTINLGDYRPPTPNFS; encoded by the coding sequence ATGATTCAACGTATTTTGGTGACAGGTGGTGCGGGATTTCTAGGCTCGCATCTTTGCGAACGCTTGGTCAGCGACGGTCACGATGTGATCTGCTTGGACAACTTTTTCACCAGCCAGAAAACCAATGTCGTTCACCTGCTCGACAAACCCAATTTTGAATTGATCCGACACGACATCACGCTGCCGATCCATTTAGAAGTCGACCAGATCTACAACATGGCCTGCCCGGCCGCACCGGGTCACTACCAGTTCAATCCCATCAAAACGATCAAGACCAGCGTGATGGGATCGATCAATATGCTGGGCATCGCCAAACGATGCGGTGCACGGATCCTGCAGGCTAGCACCAGCGAAGTGTATGGCGATCCGGAGCAGCACCCGCAAACGGAATCGTATCGCGGAAGCGTCAATCCGATCGGTATTCGAGCCTGTTACGACGAAGGAAAACGCGTCGCCGAAACTTTATTCATGGACTATCACCGTAGCAACAACGTGGATGTCCGAATCGTTCGCATCTTCAATACCTACGGGCCGCGGATGCATCCATTTGACGGACGTGTCGTTGCCAACTTCATCCGCCAGGCATTAGCCGGTGATGACATCACCATCTTCGGTGACGGCTCGCAGACCCGTTCGTTTTGTTACCGAGACGATTTGGTCGAAGTCATTATCCGAATGATGAACTGCGACGGTTTCATAGGCCCGGTCAACATTGGGAATCCGCACGAGTTCACGATCCGCCAGCTCGCTGAAAAGACGATCGAACTGACGGGATCGAGCAGCAAGCTTATCGAGGCTCCACTGCCGGCTGACGATCCAACTCGTCGTCGTCCCGACATCGCACTCGCAAAAGAAAAGCTGGACTGGGAACCAAAGATCGAACTGGAGCAAGGACTCAAGCATACGATCGATTGGTTCAAGACGATCAACTTGGGCGACTACCGTCCGCCAACACCAAACTTCAGTTGA
- a CDS encoding ABC exporter membrane fusion protein, giving the protein MQLFVVPQAKQPISAGSIQQGMIRLPLSLAIGFFAIGSGCDWRSASSPTQTVDPSKPAQTVALQRVMALGTLEPRGGILAVMAAPGDRVSKIYVEPGQDVAAGTVLMDLESLPARQLELSIAQTKLDEAKRRIAAERAAGEAKLQVARSSLKQAESKLSDAQKRFKDSKADGGELNLLKQAADLGQRRLRQLESASRDPARQRLVSENALDTEALKVSESQARYESALRDAQEAIDEGRFAVDSAEQEIRATELSLIAAEQSASLESLKQQIELLKFNVATSRLVAPTKGRVLRVDATIGTATGVSALMHMADTSNMVCVAEVNVADLSRVEVGQTATITSPALREPLRGKVQRIQSLIAAPTLASPYPMAAVDRYSADVVIAIDSDDSTSASRLIELQVDVEIKAGGSKESAKVASAAKP; this is encoded by the coding sequence TTGCAGTTGTTCGTCGTGCCCCAAGCCAAGCAGCCGATCTCAGCCGGTTCGATCCAACAAGGCATGATCCGTTTGCCGCTCTCACTCGCAATCGGTTTTTTTGCGATCGGTTCGGGATGTGATTGGCGATCGGCGTCCAGCCCAACTCAAACAGTTGATCCGTCCAAGCCAGCACAAACGGTGGCATTGCAGCGGGTCATGGCGCTCGGCACGCTCGAACCACGGGGCGGAATCTTGGCCGTCATGGCTGCCCCCGGCGACCGGGTTTCGAAGATCTACGTCGAACCGGGCCAAGACGTCGCAGCAGGCACCGTGCTGATGGATTTGGAAAGCCTGCCTGCTCGACAACTCGAGTTGAGTATCGCTCAAACCAAACTCGACGAAGCCAAACGACGCATCGCTGCCGAACGCGCCGCGGGCGAAGCCAAACTGCAAGTCGCTCGCTCGTCACTGAAGCAAGCTGAATCCAAGCTGTCGGATGCTCAAAAGCGTTTCAAAGATTCGAAAGCCGATGGTGGCGAACTGAATCTGCTCAAGCAAGCTGCGGATTTGGGACAACGCCGATTGAGGCAATTGGAATCCGCATCGCGAGACCCGGCGCGGCAAAGATTGGTATCTGAAAACGCACTCGATACCGAAGCACTCAAAGTCAGCGAGTCGCAGGCACGATACGAATCGGCTCTGCGCGACGCTCAGGAAGCAATTGACGAAGGACGCTTCGCGGTCGACTCGGCCGAGCAAGAAATTCGGGCGACTGAGCTCTCTTTGATCGCCGCCGAACAATCCGCGTCCCTGGAATCGTTGAAACAACAAATCGAACTGCTGAAGTTCAACGTTGCAACGTCGCGATTGGTTGCACCAACCAAAGGTCGAGTGTTGCGAGTCGATGCGACCATCGGTACCGCGACGGGCGTCTCCGCTTTGATGCACATGGCAGACACGTCCAACATGGTCTGCGTCGCCGAAGTGAACGTTGCTGATCTTTCACGTGTCGAAGTCGGGCAAACTGCAACGATCACTTCACCAGCACTTCGCGAACCGTTGCGAGGCAAAGTGCAACGCATTCAGTCATTGATCGCGGCCCCGACGCTGGCAAGCCCCTACCCAATGGCTGCCGTCGATCGATACTCCGCCGATGTGGTCATTGCGATCGATTCAGATGATTCGACCAGTGCCAGCCGTTTGATCGAGCTTCAGGTGGACGTGGAAATCAAAGCAGGCGGCTCGAAGGAATCCGCCAAAGTGGCTTCGGCAGCGAAGCCATGA
- the panC gene encoding pantoate--beta-alanine ligase encodes METFTSIDAMRAWCREKSRGGNTIGLVPTMGALHEGHLSLVHAAKKDCDHCVTSIFVNPTQFAANEDLDQYPRPIEDDLAMLRDAGVEAVFMPTADEMYPGGPQTHATSVHPSAVAFPLEGVHRPEHFVGVATVVMKLFQAAPSDRAFFGRKDLQQLCVIEHMVRDLNLPIEIVPCDIVREPDGLAMSSRNRYLSDDQRQRALCISKSLNQVEQAFLEGNHDPKQLESIMADHLSPCDSVDYAVVVDRQTLLPISEITQNAVALVAVRVGVTRLIDNRELIVA; translated from the coding sequence TTGGAAACATTCACATCCATTGATGCCATGCGAGCGTGGTGCCGCGAAAAGTCTCGTGGGGGCAACACGATTGGCTTGGTTCCCACGATGGGAGCCTTGCACGAAGGACACCTGTCTTTGGTTCACGCCGCGAAAAAGGACTGCGATCATTGTGTTACGTCGATCTTTGTGAACCCGACACAGTTCGCTGCTAACGAAGATCTCGATCAGTATCCCCGCCCGATCGAAGACGACCTCGCGATGCTTCGTGACGCGGGTGTTGAAGCGGTGTTCATGCCAACCGCCGATGAAATGTATCCGGGTGGACCACAAACGCACGCCACTTCGGTGCATCCATCCGCGGTCGCGTTCCCTCTCGAAGGAGTTCACCGTCCTGAACATTTTGTGGGTGTTGCGACGGTGGTGATGAAGCTCTTCCAAGCCGCACCATCTGATCGAGCCTTTTTTGGCCGCAAGGACCTTCAACAGCTTTGTGTCATCGAACACATGGTGCGTGATTTGAACTTGCCGATTGAAATCGTTCCCTGCGACATCGTTCGAGAGCCCGATGGTTTGGCGATGAGCAGCCGCAATCGCTATCTGTCGGATGATCAACGACAGCGAGCACTTTGCATCAGCAAGTCGCTCAACCAAGTCGAACAAGCGTTTCTTGAAGGCAACCACGACCCGAAGCAACTCGAGTCAATCATGGCCGACCACTTGTCCCCTTGTGACAGCGTCGACTACGCGGTCGTGGTCGATCGCCAAACATTGCTACCGATTTCAGAAATCACGCAGAACGCGGTTGCTCTGGTTGCGGTGAGGGTCGGCGTGACGAGATTGATCGACAATCGTGAATTGATCGTCGCGTGA
- a CDS encoding bifunctional nuclease family protein yields the protein MTVQMQLARIIISELTDNQVIYLKEVDGTRQFPIMIGIFEATNIDRRVKNDYVPPRPLTHDLIVNVAESLDATIEQVVISDLSEHTYFAQLHLRTSSGELIEVDARPSDAIAVAVTFDPPLPIFVSEEVLSGATGTSDD from the coding sequence ATGACCGTCCAAATGCAACTCGCTCGGATCATCATTTCCGAGCTAACCGATAACCAAGTGATTTATCTCAAGGAAGTCGACGGGACGCGTCAATTCCCGATCATGATCGGAATCTTTGAAGCTACCAACATCGATCGCCGAGTCAAAAATGACTACGTTCCGCCGCGTCCGCTGACACATGATCTGATCGTCAACGTTGCCGAATCGTTGGACGCGACGATTGAACAAGTCGTGATCAGCGACCTGTCCGAACACACATATTTCGCGCAACTGCATCTGCGAACCAGCAGCGGTGAGCTGATCGAAGTTGACGCTCGGCCGAGCGACGCGATCGCGGTGGCGGTCACCTTTGACCCACCTCTCCCGATCTTTGTGTCTGAAGAAGTCCTTAGCGGAGCGACCGGAACAAGCGACGATTGA